One part of the Rhizobium rhizogenes genome encodes these proteins:
- a CDS encoding condensation domain-containing protein, with amino-acid sequence MAADNTRMLARRIDETFDREAAAPPSPYEERVWFGQFQDPDQVFRHLLAYRIGEECDLLRLTAALKTICETWPALRARFTFGEDGTLAKSIEAPSASIVQLLHVPSAGEALTLLHDLQARPFDAETDPPFQAVVLLSEGEILLAFLVHGLLGEVLSPQILLEGISAAYAGEAPKPLSPRTVENGGVDPLPLHWLQRPASGSTVVALRQDKAERPASHSHGVDLPATLLGLSSSTAMSALLARAGARFSLFLSTNGGPETVTVRLPRQPGAGATAPLSPETGARISISRGHTPEQAEKAVLAGLEQRNDNDGEAATFTLHALAAPVQAVSEHGLQFEHLPLPSLQSGLGLTLAAGPTASGDIRLELTGGKETSPHATAFLLERFVSHLEGGADFSGILPQTAPQAMEQPVHLPASHGNDRTTAAILAEFREALAAPDMGVDDDFFDFGGHSLIATRIIGRLLSNHGIALRFNDLFSYPTAASLATQATLLETAAPAQAEATANGSLTAPLSLAQMSLWKAYAAFGFGEIFNIPFALDFLDPVDENAFECAFLDIIERHPGLRTHFYVENDTVLQKIVPMHDLPGYRWFWTSEESQGVDRHSEAGWRFDLARELPIRLRFLRDAQTGRQVLSFLFHHIVLDEWSVNLMMDELTEAYRARVAGKAPVFTTKPAPFHEFARKQVASGVNAGHLAYWTDMLRDAPKGLALNGQDSTPHEASKDEAPAGGWVEFKLEKHVSDGLYAIAKQNSASLFNVVYAAIAASLRHLGGLTDLVVGTSASGRTDSGYFDTIGYFTTVVAHRVRFGENMTVGELISSVKNTINGSLEHSEIPIDLVEEALGMTPGRDHLFEVFIQIHARNKLNGTLAGPDGKPVEFRQIDPDKHESMLGLQFEVMEEMIGGERSIRVLMSYRSDRYGPNDVERLRTTTSGVFSRFAEAGASSKVLTTLA; translated from the coding sequence ATGGCAGCAGACAATACACGTATGCTCGCACGTCGCATCGACGAGACCTTCGATAGAGAGGCCGCAGCTCCGCCGAGCCCATACGAAGAGCGGGTCTGGTTCGGGCAGTTTCAGGACCCTGATCAGGTTTTCCGGCATCTTCTCGCCTATCGCATCGGCGAGGAATGCGACCTGTTACGCCTGACGGCGGCCCTGAAGACGATCTGCGAGACATGGCCCGCGCTTCGGGCACGCTTTACCTTTGGAGAGGATGGCACTCTTGCCAAGAGTATCGAGGCCCCGTCCGCATCCATCGTGCAATTGTTGCATGTTCCCTCGGCGGGCGAGGCTCTCACCCTGCTGCACGACCTGCAGGCAAGGCCCTTCGATGCCGAAACCGACCCGCCTTTTCAGGCTGTCGTGCTTTTGAGCGAAGGGGAAATCCTGCTGGCATTTCTGGTCCACGGCCTGCTCGGCGAAGTCCTCTCGCCGCAGATTCTGCTGGAAGGCATTTCCGCCGCCTATGCCGGTGAGGCACCGAAGCCGCTTTCCCCGAGGACGGTCGAAAATGGCGGCGTCGATCCGCTTCCGCTCCACTGGCTGCAACGGCCGGCCTCAGGCTCCACCGTCGTGGCGCTGCGGCAGGACAAGGCCGAAAGGCCGGCAAGCCACAGCCATGGCGTCGATCTTCCCGCCACCCTGCTTGGCCTGAGCAGTTCCACCGCGATGAGCGCACTTCTCGCCCGTGCCGGCGCACGGTTTTCGCTTTTCCTGTCAACGAATGGCGGTCCCGAGACCGTGACGGTGCGTTTGCCCCGGCAGCCCGGCGCCGGCGCCACCGCACCGCTTTCGCCGGAGACCGGCGCACGGATATCGATTTCGCGCGGCCACACGCCCGAACAGGCGGAAAAAGCCGTGCTGGCGGGGCTGGAACAGCGAAATGACAATGATGGCGAAGCGGCCACTTTCACGCTGCATGCGCTGGCAGCGCCGGTTCAGGCCGTATCGGAGCATGGCCTCCAGTTCGAACACCTGCCCCTGCCCTCGCTGCAATCCGGCCTTGGCCTCACGCTGGCCGCCGGCCCGACAGCGTCGGGCGATATCCGCCTTGAACTGACCGGCGGCAAGGAAACATCTCCGCATGCGACGGCCTTCCTGCTGGAACGTTTCGTCAGCCATCTCGAAGGCGGCGCGGATTTTTCCGGCATCCTGCCCCAAACCGCACCCCAGGCAATGGAGCAGCCGGTGCACCTGCCGGCCAGCCACGGCAATGACAGGACTACCGCGGCGATCCTTGCCGAATTCCGCGAAGCGCTCGCCGCACCGGATATGGGAGTGGATGACGATTTCTTCGATTTCGGCGGTCATTCGCTGATCGCCACCCGCATCATCGGGCGTCTCCTCAGCAATCACGGCATCGCGCTGCGCTTCAACGACCTGTTCAGCTATCCCACCGCCGCCTCGCTCGCCACACAGGCGACGCTTCTGGAAACCGCAGCGCCCGCGCAAGCCGAGGCAACGGCAAACGGCTCGCTGACCGCGCCGCTTTCGCTGGCGCAGATGTCGCTCTGGAAGGCCTATGCCGCCTTCGGTTTCGGCGAGATATTCAACATCCCCTTCGCACTCGACTTCCTCGACCCCGTGGATGAAAACGCCTTCGAATGCGCCTTCCTCGACATCATCGAGCGTCATCCCGGCCTGCGCACCCATTTCTACGTCGAAAACGACACGGTTCTGCAGAAAATCGTGCCGATGCATGACCTGCCCGGCTATAGATGGTTCTGGACCAGCGAAGAAAGCCAAGGCGTGGACCGGCATTCGGAAGCCGGCTGGCGGTTCGATCTTGCGCGTGAATTGCCGATACGGCTGCGCTTCCTGCGGGATGCGCAGACCGGCCGGCAGGTGCTGTCCTTCCTCTTCCACCACATCGTGCTGGACGAATGGTCGGTGAACCTGATGATGGACGAACTGACCGAAGCCTACCGGGCAAGAGTGGCCGGCAAGGCGCCAGTCTTTACAACCAAACCTGCGCCCTTCCATGAATTTGCCAGAAAACAGGTCGCCTCAGGCGTCAATGCCGGCCACCTTGCCTATTGGACCGATATGTTGCGGGATGCGCCGAAGGGCCTTGCCCTCAACGGGCAGGATAGCACCCCGCACGAGGCATCGAAGGACGAGGCGCCGGCGGGCGGCTGGGTCGAATTCAAGCTTGAGAAACACGTCAGCGACGGGCTCTACGCCATTGCCAAGCAGAACAGCGCCTCGCTGTTCAACGTGGTTTATGCGGCAATCGCCGCATCGCTGCGCCATCTGGGTGGCTTGACCGATCTCGTGGTCGGCACCTCGGCTTCGGGCCGTACGGATAGCGGATATTTCGACACTATCGGCTATTTCACCACGGTCGTCGCCCATCGCGTGCGCTTCGGCGAGAACATGACCGTTGGCGAACTGATTTCTTCGGTGAAGAACACCATCAACGGTTCGCTGGAACACAGCGAAATCCCGATCGATCTCGTCGAGGAAGCGCTGGGCATGACACCGGGCCGCGACCATCTGTTCGAGGTCTTCATCCAGATTCACGCCAGGAACAAGCTGAATGGCACGCTTGCCGGACCAGATGGCAAACCGGTGGAGTTTCGCCAGATCGACCCCGACAAACACGAATCCATGCTGGGGCTGCAATTCGAGGTAATGGAAGAAATGATCGGCGGTGAACGCTCCATCCGCGTGCTGATGAGCTACCGTTCCGACCGTTACGGACCCAACGACGTCGAGCGGCTGCGCACCACCACCAGCGGTGTCTTCAGCCGTTTTGCCGAAGCCGGCGCTTCGAGCAAGGTGCTGACAACGCTCGCCTGA
- a CDS encoding phosphopantetheine-binding protein, which translates to MNEPAITAGAMLQAETMMTELKTLLAGVLEDGVRDIEPGDNLFGHGLHSLALMRLIPPLSQLAGARLDYDDLARQPTLAAWQALIERSRAGH; encoded by the coding sequence ATGAATGAACCGGCAATCACGGCGGGTGCCATGCTGCAGGCAGAAACGATGATGACGGAACTCAAGACCCTTCTTGCCGGGGTTCTGGAGGATGGGGTGCGCGATATCGAGCCGGGGGACAACCTGTTCGGCCACGGGCTTCATTCACTGGCCCTCATGCGCCTCATCCCGCCGCTTTCGCAGCTTGCCGGGGCTCGGCTCGATTATGACGATCTGGCCCGGCAACCCACGCTCGCCGCCTGGCAGGCGCTGATCGAACGGTCACGTGCGGGACATTGA